In a single window of the Zea mays cultivar B73 chromosome 5, Zm-B73-REFERENCE-NAM-5.0, whole genome shotgun sequence genome:
- the LOC103626652 gene encoding CRIB domain-containing protein RIC10, which produces MAIKMKGIFKGLKIISQMFAHKEQEMEIGYPTDVKHVAHIGLGTSDTSPSWMAEFKGTDDSSAGSVSTAAQSRQTSWASADFEQPRSMLPIDIFQDKRPGQENPDVQRGERKARRKKTKKNRASSPPASSARSSSARSTASFATAYDAFSESQRGFPVA; this is translated from the exons ATGGCGATAAAGATGAAGGGGATCTTCAAAGGGCTGAAGATAATTTCTCAAATGTTTG CGCATAAGGAGCAGGAGATGGAGATTGGGTACCCTACAGATGTAAAGCATGTGGCTCACATTGGTCTGGGCACCAGTGACACATCTCCAAGCTGG ATGGCTGAATTCAAGGGAACAGATGATTCATCAGCAGGCTCTGTGAGCACAGCTGCGCAGTCAAGGCAGACTTCTTGGGCCTCTGCAG ACTTCGAGCAGCCGAGAAGCATGCTGCCCATCGACATCTTCCAGGACAAGAGGCCCGGGCAAGAGAACCCGGACGTGCAGAGGGGGGAGAGAAAGGCGAGGAGGAAGAAGACGAAGAAGAACAGAGCGTCGTCGCCGCCCGCTTCGTCCGCAAGGTCGTCTTCCGCGAGGTCCACAGCCTCGTTTGCGACGGCGTACGACGCCTTCAGCGAGTCCCAGAGAGGGTTCCCGGTCGCCTGA